One Osmia bicornis bicornis unplaced genomic scaffold, iOsmBic2.1, whole genome shotgun sequence DNA segment encodes these proteins:
- the LOC123989126 gene encoding protein FAM170B-like, translating to MKDIVETNEQNEIMNALLQMQQQLQHLANTQQERDREVALLQQQLQQQQMLQRQTPPQQQEPPLQQTPLQQTPLQQTPLQQTSQQPTKLQEEGSEADVKPQRKRGTAAGKKRRAYRGRWPRGGRGGGRGGGMGGGRGGGMGGGRGAPNKYYFTLF from the exons ATGAAGGACATCGTTGAAACAAATGAAC aaaacGAAATTATGAACGCGTTGCTGCAGATGCAGCAACAGCTgcaacacttggcgaatacgCAGCAGGAACGGGACAGGGAGGTTGCGTTGCTGCAGCAACagctgcagcaacagcaaaTGCTTCAGCGGCAAACACCGCCGCAGCAGCAAGAACCGCCGCTGCAACAGACGCCGCTGCAACAGACGCCGCTGCAACAGACGCCGCTGCAACAGACGTCGCAGCAGCCGACCAAGCTACAAGAAGAAGGAAGTGAGGCGGATGTCAAGCCGCAGCGAA aaagaggaacaGCTGCAGGGAAGAAGCGTCGTGCCTACCGCGGAAGATGGCCGCGGGGCGGGAGGGGTGGCGGTAGAGGTGGCGGTATGGGCGGCGGTAGGGGTGGCGGTATGGGCGGCGGTAGGGGCGCCCCcaacaaatattattttactctCTTTTAA